A window of the Desulfatirhabdium butyrativorans DSM 18734 genome harbors these coding sequences:
- a CDS encoding ABC1 kinase family protein, giving the protein MLSIRKIGRIGRTYRHLNRYSQILGVLFAYGFGEVIDMLRIDSLIDLGMRAASPRRKEKIEKLGRAERVRLALEELGPTYVKLGQLLSTRPDLIPADFIRELSKLQDNATPFDYKEALAILEKELSAPIDTIFDTIDPQPIAAASIAQVYQATLKDGDRVAIKIQRPGIRRIIEIDLEIMLHLATLMERHVEEVAFFRPVKLVEEFARVLEKEIDFTMEAANMERVSRNFLGDPTVYLPTVYKAFSTAAVLVMELVEGIKISEIERIEAAGLDKKLLTVRGADVCLKQIFEHGFFHADPHPGNLQVLQDNVICMLDLGMVGTLDQKTREDFIELVDSVVLRQEARTARSILKLTDWEEEPQMRIFERDVADFMANHLYRPLKEIRIGKLFQDVLILAFRYRLRIPADIFLMLKALATVEGVAQRLDPDFDMISHAAPYIRKIRFRKMAPGRMAAEALYLVEQGFGFIKQMPQDVLEIAKMIRLQRLTLNLRIEHLEKILSANDQSSNRIAFSILIAGLVIGSALIVISQTPPLVFGISLIGFIGFITAVILGIWLLAAIIRKGRL; this is encoded by the coding sequence TTGCTGAGCATTCGGAAAATCGGACGGATCGGAAGGACGTATCGGCATCTCAACCGTTACAGCCAGATACTGGGTGTGCTGTTTGCCTATGGCTTTGGCGAAGTGATCGATATGCTTCGGATCGACAGCCTGATTGACCTTGGAATGCGCGCCGCATCGCCGCGTAGAAAGGAGAAAATCGAGAAACTCGGCCGCGCCGAGCGTGTCCGGCTGGCGCTGGAAGAATTGGGGCCGACCTACGTGAAGCTGGGGCAGCTTCTGTCTACAAGGCCCGATCTGATCCCCGCCGATTTCATCCGGGAACTGAGCAAGCTGCAGGACAATGCCACGCCATTCGATTACAAGGAGGCGCTTGCCATCCTGGAAAAAGAACTCTCCGCCCCCATCGATACCATCTTCGATACCATCGATCCGCAACCCATTGCGGCCGCTTCCATTGCGCAGGTATACCAGGCCACCCTGAAGGACGGGGACAGGGTTGCCATCAAGATTCAGCGGCCGGGTATCCGGCGCATCATCGAAATCGATCTGGAAATCATGCTCCACCTGGCGACCCTGATGGAGCGGCATGTCGAGGAGGTGGCTTTCTTTCGACCGGTCAAACTGGTGGAGGAGTTTGCGCGGGTTCTGGAGAAGGAAATCGATTTCACCATGGAAGCCGCCAATATGGAGCGGGTTTCCCGAAATTTCCTGGGGGATCCGACTGTCTATTTGCCGACGGTTTACAAGGCTTTTTCAACTGCGGCAGTCCTGGTGATGGAATTGGTCGAGGGGATCAAGATCAGCGAGATCGAGCGGATCGAGGCTGCCGGTCTCGACAAGAAGTTGCTGACCGTTCGGGGGGCCGATGTCTGTCTGAAACAGATCTTCGAACATGGCTTTTTCCATGCCGATCCCCATCCGGGAAACCTGCAGGTGCTGCAGGACAACGTCATTTGCATGCTCGATCTCGGGATGGTAGGCACGCTCGATCAGAAGACCCGGGAAGATTTCATCGAGCTGGTGGACAGCGTGGTGTTGCGCCAGGAGGCCAGGACCGCACGATCCATCCTCAAATTGACCGATTGGGAAGAAGAGCCGCAAATGCGGATTTTCGAGCGGGATGTGGCGGATTTCATGGCCAACCATCTGTACCGGCCGCTGAAGGAAATCCGGATCGGCAAATTGTTTCAGGATGTGCTCATACTCGCATTCCGGTACCGCCTTCGGATCCCGGCCGACATTTTCCTGATGCTCAAGGCTCTGGCAACGGTGGAAGGGGTTGCACAGCGGCTTGATCCGGATTTCGACATGATTTCGCATGCCGCGCCTTACATCCGGAAAATCCGTTTCCGGAAGATGGCCCCCGGTCGGATGGCGGCAGAGGCGCTATATCTTGTGGAGCAGGGCTTCGGTTTTATCAAGCAAATGCCCCAGGATGTGCTTGAAATCGCCAAGATGATCCGCCTGCAGCGGTTGACGCTGAACCTTCGCATCGAACATCTCGAAAAAATTCTTTCGGCAAACGATCAAAGCAGCAACCGCATTGCCTTCAGCATTCTCATCGCGGGCCTTGTCATCGGTTCGGCGCTCATCGTCATTTCGCAAACCCCACCGCTGGTTTTCGGTATATCCCTCATCGGTTTCATCGGGTTCATCACGGCCGTCATACTGGGTATTTGGCTGCTGGCTGCCATTATCCGGAAAGGCAGGCTGTAA
- a CDS encoding Tim44 domain-containing protein: MPGAGGTGSSFLRGVGGGLLGGMIGGMLFGRPSYGYGAGGFGGSGIGLIELLLLAGLGYFLYKRFIKNPSGGGRPASPASGWENVMGSPGPPPVPGSGYGNEMTSADPVAETFRTIRQTEPDFDPERFKEIAQDVFFRIQAAWMRRDLTPVLGLIGDQLKSEYLATMAELKQKGHINKLENIAVRRIEIVDAGVQGNEVYITLLFTANLLDYTVAESSGEIVSGSNTEPVKFEERWTFARPLNGTSWKLEAVSS, encoded by the coding sequence ATGCCGGGGGCCGGCGGAACGGGCAGCAGTTTTTTGAGAGGAGTCGGCGGCGGGCTTCTGGGTGGAATGATCGGTGGGATGCTTTTCGGAAGGCCCAGTTATGGGTATGGCGCCGGCGGTTTCGGCGGAAGCGGTATCGGTCTGATCGAGCTGCTGCTCCTGGCGGGTCTGGGCTATTTTCTCTACAAACGTTTCATTAAAAATCCTTCCGGTGGCGGCAGACCCGCATCTCCGGCAAGTGGGTGGGAGAATGTCATGGGCAGCCCCGGTCCGCCCCCCGTTCCGGGTTCCGGCTATGGGAATGAAATGACATCTGCCGATCCCGTCGCCGAGACGTTTCGCACCATCCGGCAGACGGAGCCGGATTTCGATCCGGAGCGTTTCAAGGAAATCGCGCAGGATGTTTTTTTCCGCATCCAGGCAGCCTGGATGCGAAGGGATTTGACACCCGTCCTCGGGTTGATCGGCGATCAGCTCAAATCCGAGTATCTGGCAACAATGGCTGAGCTCAAACAAAAAGGGCATATCAACAAGCTGGAAAACATTGCGGTTCGCAGAATCGAAATCGTGGATGCCGGTGTTCAGGGGAACGAAGTGTATATCACCCTGCTGTTTACGGCGAACCTCCTCGATTATACGGTTGCCGAATCAAGCGGTGAAATCGTTTCGGGCAGCAACACGGAGCCTGTCAAATTCGAGGAGCGATGGACATTCGCAAGGCCGCTGAACGGCACCTCCTGGAAACTGGAGGCGGTGTCGTCCTGA
- a CDS encoding ABC transporter permease subunit, with translation MIAYILRRLALIVPTFVGITIVVFAITRFVPGGPVERMMLEAQRMRTSQFGGRTGGIGQTGNQPLSADQIAQLKAYYGFDKPVLESYLGWMHRVLSGDLGTSTRYYEPVWDMIRQRIPISLYFGLFSLFLTYGICIPLGIAKAVRHKSGFDNLTSIVVFVAHAIPGWVIGVLLLLLFASTWEIFPLGGLTSDDFADFTLLQQAIDILWHTVLPLVAYVAGSFSVLTFLMKNSLMDNLASDYMRTAMAKGLSFKQAVFRHALQNSLVPIATSFGNNISIVLSGSFLIEKVFNINGMGLLGYEAVMDRDYPVVMGILVISALLFMIGNILSDICVAIVDPRVSFE, from the coding sequence ATGATCGCGTACATCCTGCGCAGACTGGCCTTGATCGTCCCGACGTTTGTGGGAATCACCATCGTGGTGTTTGCCATCACCCGTTTTGTTCCGGGCGGACCTGTGGAGCGGATGATGCTCGAGGCCCAACGCATGCGGACCTCCCAGTTCGGCGGCAGAACAGGCGGTATCGGCCAGACGGGAAACCAGCCGCTTTCCGCGGATCAGATCGCACAGCTCAAGGCCTATTACGGTTTTGACAAACCAGTGCTGGAAAGCTACCTGGGCTGGATGCACCGGGTGCTCAGCGGGGATCTGGGGACATCCACCCGTTATTATGAGCCGGTGTGGGACATGATCCGCCAGCGGATACCCATTTCCCTGTATTTCGGGTTGTTCTCCCTGTTCCTCACCTATGGCATCTGCATACCGCTCGGCATCGCCAAGGCCGTGCGGCATAAAAGCGGGTTCGACAATCTGACCTCGATCGTGGTGTTTGTGGCGCATGCCATTCCGGGGTGGGTGATCGGTGTGCTGCTGTTGCTGTTGTTCGCTTCGACATGGGAGATTTTTCCGCTTGGCGGATTGACCAGCGACGATTTTGCGGATTTCACCCTGCTGCAGCAGGCAATCGATATCCTCTGGCATACCGTGCTGCCGCTCGTCGCCTACGTGGCAGGTTCGTTTTCGGTGCTGACCTTCCTGATGAAAAACAGCCTGATGGACAATCTCGCTTCCGACTACATGAGAACGGCCATGGCCAAGGGGCTCTCCTTCAAGCAGGCCGTATTCCGCCATGCCCTGCAGAACAGCCTGGTCCCCATCGCCACCAGTTTCGGAAACAACATCTCCATCGTGTTATCGGGGTCGTTTCTCATCGAGAAAGTGTTCAATATCAACGGGATGGGGTTGCTCGGTTATGAAGCCGTCATGGATCGGGACTATCCGGTCGTCATGGGGATTCTGGTCATTTCCGCCCTGCTGTTCATGATCGGCAACATCCTTTCCGACATCTGCGTGGCCATCGTGGATCCGAGGGTGTCCTTCGAATGA
- the dsrA gene encoding dissimilatory-type sulfite reductase subunit alpha: MAKHATPLLDQLESGPWPSFVSDIKQEAASRAKNEKGIDYQIPVDACEDLLGVMELSYVHKRTHWKHGGIVGVFGYGGGVIGRYCDQPEMFPGVAHFHTIRVNQPGGKFYTTEYLRQLCDLWELRGSGLTNMHGSTGDIVFIGTTTPQLEEIFFELTHNLNQDLGGSGSNLRTPSDCIGEARCEYACYDTQALCYALTMEYQDELHRPAFPYKFKFKFDGCPNCCVASIARSDMSFIGVWKDAIKIDQKAVQAYIGGELKPNAGAHAGRDWGKFDIQKEVLDLCPTKCMWMEGGKLVIDDKECNHCMHCINVMPRALRIGDDRGLAILVGAKAPILDGAQMGSLLVPFIKVEDPYDEIKEVIENIWDWWMEEGKNRERLGELIKRQGFQKLLEVTGIDPMPQHVQEPRHNPYIFWKEEEVPGGWQRDIKEFRKYHQR; this comes from the coding sequence ATGGCAAAACATGCTACCCCTTTGTTGGACCAGCTTGAGAGCGGGCCGTGGCCGAGTTTTGTGTCCGACATCAAGCAGGAAGCGGCATCAAGAGCAAAAAACGAAAAAGGCATCGATTACCAGATACCGGTAGATGCTTGCGAAGACCTTTTGGGTGTAATGGAGCTTTCCTACGTCCATAAGCGAACCCACTGGAAACATGGCGGAATCGTCGGCGTTTTCGGCTATGGCGGCGGCGTCATTGGCCGGTATTGCGACCAGCCGGAAATGTTCCCGGGTGTCGCCCACTTTCATACCATCCGCGTCAACCAGCCCGGCGGCAAGTTTTACACCACCGAATATCTGCGCCAGCTTTGTGATCTGTGGGAACTGCGCGGCAGCGGTCTGACCAACATGCACGGTTCGACGGGAGACATCGTTTTCATCGGCACGACCACCCCCCAACTCGAAGAAATTTTCTTTGAACTGACCCACAACCTGAACCAGGATCTCGGCGGCTCCGGCTCCAACCTGCGTACCCCGTCCGATTGTATCGGCGAAGCCCGATGCGAATATGCCTGCTATGACACCCAGGCCCTGTGCTATGCCCTGACCATGGAATATCAGGACGAACTGCACCGCCCGGCCTTCCCCTATAAATTCAAGTTCAAGTTCGACGGCTGCCCGAACTGCTGCGTGGCATCCATTGCCCGATCCGACATGTCCTTCATCGGCGTGTGGAAAGATGCCATCAAAATCGACCAGAAAGCCGTTCAGGCATACATCGGCGGCGAGCTCAAGCCCAATGCCGGCGCCCATGCCGGACGCGACTGGGGAAAATTCGATATTCAGAAGGAAGTCCTGGACCTTTGCCCCACCAAATGCATGTGGATGGAAGGCGGCAAGCTGGTCATCGATGACAAGGAATGCAACCACTGCATGCATTGCATCAACGTCATGCCCAGGGCCCTGAGAATCGGTGATGACCGCGGTCTGGCCATCCTGGTCGGCGCAAAAGCTCCCATTCTGGATGGCGCACAGATGGGCTCCCTGCTGGTTCCTTTCATCAAAGTGGAAGATCCCTACGATGAAATCAAGGAAGTCATCGAGAATATCTGGGATTGGTGGATGGAAGAAGGCAAAAACCGTGAACGCCTCGGTGAATTGATCAAACGTCAGGGCTTCCAGAAGCTTCTTGAAGTCACCGGTATCGATCCAATGCCGCAACATGTCCAGGAACCGCGCCACAATCCTTACATCTTCTGGAAAGAAGAGGAAGTACCGGGCGGTTGGCAGCGCGATATCAAAGAATTCCGAAAATATCATCAGCGATAG
- a CDS encoding ABC transporter permease, which translates to MKLSISAQNRLILHRFVSIRRGYWSFILMVVLIALSLAAELLVNSRALVVRYQGRWYFPTYGEMIPGRAFGLGYDYETNYRKLKRVFDQRQTGDFALLPPVPYNPYENDLKQDSYPPFAPSLAERHFLGTDITGRDVLARLVYGFRIAILFSLLLTAVNYLIGIAIGCTMGYFGRWFDLFFQRLIEIWSNIPVLYIIIILSSLMVPNFSMLILIMVIFGWVGITWVMRTATYKEKAREYVLAARALGASDFRIIFRHIIPNTLSVIVTFVPFSISGGIVALTALDYLGFGLPAPTPSWGELLQQGWENLDSWWIVGSVITAMIVTLTAVTFVGEAVREAFDPKRHTLYEG; encoded by the coding sequence ATGAAGCTGTCCATCTCCGCGCAGAATCGTCTCATTCTGCATCGTTTTGTCTCCATCAGGCGCGGGTACTGGTCGTTCATCCTGATGGTCGTTCTCATCGCCCTGTCGCTTGCGGCGGAGCTTCTGGTGAACAGCAGGGCGCTGGTGGTGCGGTATCAGGGGCGGTGGTATTTTCCGACATACGGAGAGATGATACCGGGCAGAGCATTTGGCCTCGGCTATGATTACGAAACCAACTACCGGAAGCTGAAGCGCGTTTTCGATCAGCGTCAGACGGGGGATTTTGCGCTGCTGCCTCCCGTGCCATACAATCCTTACGAAAACGACCTGAAGCAGGACAGCTATCCGCCGTTTGCTCCCTCCCTTGCCGAGCGCCATTTCCTGGGCACGGACATCACCGGAAGGGATGTTCTGGCGAGACTGGTCTATGGATTCCGGATTGCCATCCTTTTTTCGCTGTTGCTGACAGCCGTCAATTATCTGATCGGCATCGCCATCGGCTGTACCATGGGCTATTTCGGGCGGTGGTTCGATCTGTTTTTCCAGCGGCTGATCGAAATCTGGTCGAACATACCGGTTCTTTATATCATCATTATCCTGTCTTCGCTGATGGTCCCCAATTTTTCCATGCTGATTCTGATCATGGTCATTTTCGGATGGGTCGGGATTACCTGGGTCATGCGGACGGCGACCTACAAGGAGAAGGCCCGGGAATACGTGCTGGCAGCCAGGGCCTTGGGTGCATCGGATTTTCGGATCATTTTCCGGCATATCATCCCCAACACGCTTTCCGTGATCGTGACGTTCGTGCCGTTTTCGATATCCGGCGGAATCGTGGCGCTGACCGCTCTGGATTATCTGGGATTCGGCCTGCCCGCTCCCACGCCGTCCTGGGGGGAGCTGCTTCAGCAGGGATGGGAAAACCTCGATTCCTGGTGGATCGTCGGTTCGGTCATCACCGCCATGATCGTGACGCTGACGGCGGTCACCTTCGTGGGGGAGGCGGTTCGCGAGGCCTTCGATCCCAAGCGGCATACCTTGTATGAAGGATAA
- a CDS encoding dissimilatory sulfite reductase D family protein, with amino-acid sequence MDKEAAKTAIIEFLKSKAKSKSKFYLKDFYSVLPDEKNREVKNLVNEMVKDGILEYWSSGSTTLIGLKGAGKQAAAEDEA; translated from the coding sequence ATGGATAAAGAAGCTGCCAAAACAGCCATTATCGAGTTTTTGAAGAGCAAGGCGAAATCGAAGTCGAAATTTTATCTGAAAGACTTCTATTCGGTCCTTCCGGACGAAAAGAACCGGGAAGTCAAGAATCTCGTCAATGAGATGGTCAAGGATGGAATCCTGGAATACTGGTCCAGCGGGAGCACCACGCTGATCGGTCTGAAGGGAGCCGGAAAACAGGCTGCGGCAGAGGACGAGGCCTAA
- the pdxT gene encoding pyridoxal 5'-phosphate synthase glutaminase subunit PdxT, which translates to MVEERSIVIGVLAIQGGVIEHIHKIAAVGALPKEVRLPEDLRGIDGLILPGGESTTIGKLAVRFGLVDPIRQFAKSNPVWGTCAGAILMAKDSGSEQPLLGILDITVRRNAFGRQVDSFEMDLDVPALASVSDGENCPFHAVFIRGPRIEDAGPQVEILATLPDGGIVGVRQGLLMATAFHPELSRDDRFHRYFLKLIRHG; encoded by the coding sequence ATGGTCGAAGAACGATCCATCGTCATCGGTGTGCTGGCCATTCAGGGTGGGGTCATCGAGCATATCCACAAGATCGCCGCAGTTGGCGCCCTACCCAAGGAAGTGCGACTTCCCGAAGATTTGCGGGGGATTGACGGGCTGATTCTTCCAGGCGGGGAATCGACCACCATCGGGAAGCTGGCGGTTCGGTTCGGCCTGGTCGATCCCATCCGGCAATTCGCGAAGAGCAATCCCGTTTGGGGAACGTGTGCCGGGGCGATTCTGATGGCCAAGGACAGCGGCAGCGAGCAACCCCTATTGGGAATACTCGATATCACGGTACGTCGGAACGCATTCGGCAGGCAGGTGGACAGCTTCGAGATGGACCTCGATGTTCCGGCCCTCGCTTCGGTTTCGGATGGTGAAAACTGCCCCTTTCATGCCGTTTTTATCCGCGGCCCCCGTATCGAAGACGCCGGGCCGCAGGTCGAAATTCTGGCCACGCTGCCGGACGGCGGCATTGTGGGGGTACGGCAGGGCCTGCTCATGGCCACTGCCTTCCATCCCGAGCTGTCCCGGGATGATCGGTTTCACCGGTATTTTCTAAAGCTCATCCGGCATGGATGA
- the dsrB gene encoding dissimilatory-type sulfite reductase subunit beta: MAFISSGYNPDKPMEDRITDIGPRHYEEFYPPIIKANKGKWLYHEILEPGVYVHVSETGAEVYTVRVGGARLMTVTHIREICEIADKYCGGYLRFTTRNNIEFLTDSKDKAYALKADLEGRKFAGGSYKFPVGGTGAGITNIVHTQGWVHCHTPATDASGPVKATMDVLFDDFKNMRLPAHLRVSLACCLNMCGAVHCSDIAILGFHRKPPMQDHEYLDKMCEIPLAVAACPTAAIRPAKVEYEGKTYNSVAVKQERCMFCGNCYTMCPSMPLADTDGDGIVLMVGGKVSNRISRPTFSKVVVAFIPNETPRWPTTTATIKKIVDVYAANANKYERLGEWAERIGWERFFEKCELPFTHHLIDDFRDPAYYTWRHTTQFKF, from the coding sequence ATGGCATTCATTTCATCTGGATACAATCCCGACAAACCGATGGAAGACCGGATCACCGATATCGGCCCGCGTCATTACGAAGAATTTTATCCACCGATCATCAAGGCCAACAAGGGCAAATGGCTGTATCATGAAATTCTGGAGCCCGGCGTATATGTGCACGTTTCCGAAACCGGGGCCGAAGTCTACACGGTCCGCGTGGGCGGCGCCAGATTGATGACCGTCACCCATATTCGGGAAATCTGCGAAATTGCGGATAAATATTGCGGCGGCTATCTCCGTTTCACAACCCGGAACAACATCGAATTCCTCACCGATTCCAAAGACAAAGCCTATGCCCTGAAGGCTGATTTGGAAGGCCGGAAATTTGCGGGCGGCAGCTACAAGTTCCCCGTGGGTGGAACTGGCGCAGGTATTACCAACATCGTCCACACCCAGGGCTGGGTTCACTGCCACACCCCGGCAACGGATGCTTCCGGACCCGTCAAGGCGACCATGGACGTGCTGTTCGATGACTTCAAGAACATGCGGCTTCCCGCCCATCTTCGGGTCTCCCTGGCCTGCTGTCTGAACATGTGCGGCGCCGTCCATTGCTCCGATATCGCCATCCTCGGCTTCCACCGTAAGCCGCCAATGCAGGATCATGAATATCTCGACAAGATGTGCGAAATCCCGCTGGCCGTTGCAGCATGCCCGACGGCTGCCATTCGTCCCGCGAAGGTGGAATACGAAGGGAAGACCTACAACAGCGTGGCGGTGAAACAGGAACGGTGCATGTTCTGCGGCAACTGCTACACGATGTGTCCCTCCATGCCGCTTGCCGATACAGATGGTGATGGTATCGTCCTGATGGTCGGCGGCAAGGTTTCCAACCGGATCAGCCGTCCGACCTTCTCCAAGGTCGTCGTGGCCTTCATCCCCAACGAAACGCCCAGATGGCCCACCACGACGGCAACCATCAAGAAAATCGTCGATGTGTATGCCGCAAACGCCAACAAGTACGAAAGACTTGGCGAATGGGCCGAAAGAATCGGTTGGGAACGGTTCTTCGAAAAATGCGAACTGCCCTTCACGCATCACCTGATCGATGATTTCCGTGATCCGGCTTACTACACCTGGAGACACACCACGCAGTTCAAGTTCTAA
- the pdxS gene encoding pyridoxal 5'-phosphate synthase lyase subunit PdxS has protein sequence MEQEVGTVALKRGLAQMLKGGVIMDVVTPDQAKIAEEAGAVAVMALERVPADIRAHGGVARMSDPDVIYRIMEAVSIPVMAKCRIGHFVEAQVLESIGVDYIDESEVLTPADREHHVDKHAFKVPFVCGCRNLGEALRRIGEGAAMIRTKGEAGTGDVVEAVYHARTVLGDIRKLCSLPDDELMAFAKTIGAPYELVKETKALGRMPVVNFAAGGIATPADAALMMQLGVDGVFVGSGIFKSGDPAKRAKAIVEATTHFRDPKIIAEVSRNLGEAMVGRTVASLPESEQLAVRGW, from the coding sequence ATGGAACAGGAAGTCGGGACTGTGGCCCTCAAGCGGGGGCTTGCGCAGATGTTGAAGGGCGGGGTCATCATGGATGTGGTGACGCCGGATCAGGCCAAGATCGCCGAAGAAGCGGGGGCTGTGGCTGTCATGGCTCTGGAGCGGGTGCCTGCGGACATCCGCGCCCACGGCGGTGTGGCGCGCATGAGCGATCCGGATGTCATTTACCGGATCATGGAAGCCGTATCCATTCCGGTCATGGCCAAGTGCCGCATCGGCCATTTCGTCGAAGCCCAGGTGCTCGAGTCCATCGGTGTCGATTACATCGACGAATCCGAAGTGCTGACCCCAGCGGACCGGGAACACCATGTGGACAAACATGCGTTCAAGGTGCCGTTTGTATGCGGTTGCCGAAACCTTGGCGAGGCGCTGAGGCGCATCGGGGAAGGGGCCGCGATGATCCGGACGAAAGGCGAGGCGGGAACCGGGGATGTGGTGGAGGCGGTATACCATGCCCGGACGGTTCTGGGAGATATCCGGAAACTGTGCTCCCTTCCCGATGATGAACTGATGGCTTTTGCCAAAACCATCGGAGCGCCTTACGAGCTTGTGAAGGAAACCAAGGCCCTGGGGCGGATGCCTGTCGTCAATTTTGCCGCAGGCGGCATTGCCACACCTGCCGATGCCGCCCTGATGATGCAGCTTGGGGTAGACGGTGTATTCGTCGGATCGGGGATTTTCAAATCCGGCGATCCGGCCAAACGCGCCAAAGCCATCGTCGAGGCCACCACCCATTTCCGTGATCCCAAAATCATTGCGGAAGTCAGCCGGAACCTGGGCGAAGCAATGGTGGGGCGCACGGTTGCATCCCTGCCCGAGTCCGAGCAACTGGCTGTTCGCGGCTGGTAG
- a CDS encoding cobyrinate a,c-diamide synthase yields the protein MQPSPRLDYPRLILSALRGGAGKTTLSIGIIGAFKSLGRPVAPFKKGPDYIDAGWLALAAGRPCYNLDSYLLRPEALLQSFHSHASADCIAVIEGNRGLYDGIDMEGSTSTAELSKLIQAPVVLCVDCTKTTRTVAAAVLGCMMFDPETPLKAVILNRVSGKRHERMVQKSIEFHCGIPVLGALPKLDEQHFPERHMGLVPTQEHEWAHLALEEATRLALTHIDLQWLTEIADSAAPLPMPTHSFKEPEQCSANKAPSPSQTSPVRIGIVRDSAFQFYYPENLEALERCGATLTYISALDTTPLPPIDALYIGGGFPETHAERLAANTGFRNDIRKLAEDGMPIYAECGGLMFLGQSLLIGDAHYPMAGVLPIVFGLFKRPQGHGYTEMLVDQPNPFYSIGTILKGHEFHYSKALECPEGQTVFAMKRGSGLLADRDGFRVHQTLATYTHIHALGTPQWAPALIENAKVYRSQKSKSANALLV from the coding sequence ATGCAACCTTCGCCACGATTGGACTATCCCAGACTGATTCTCTCGGCCCTTCGCGGTGGTGCCGGAAAGACCACCCTCAGCATCGGCATCATTGGGGCCTTCAAATCACTGGGAAGGCCCGTTGCCCCTTTCAAGAAAGGGCCGGACTATATCGATGCGGGCTGGCTTGCCCTTGCAGCAGGCCGGCCATGCTACAATCTGGATTCCTATCTCCTCCGCCCCGAAGCGCTTCTGCAGTCGTTTCATTCCCATGCATCCGCCGATTGTATCGCTGTCATCGAAGGCAACCGCGGGCTCTATGACGGCATCGACATGGAAGGATCCACCAGTACGGCCGAGCTGTCCAAGCTGATTCAGGCCCCTGTCGTCCTGTGCGTCGATTGCACCAAAACCACCCGAACCGTTGCAGCAGCTGTACTCGGTTGCATGATGTTCGATCCGGAAACACCTCTCAAGGCCGTCATTCTAAACCGGGTTTCCGGGAAACGACATGAACGGATGGTGCAGAAGAGCATCGAATTCCATTGCGGCATACCGGTGTTGGGCGCTCTTCCCAAACTGGATGAGCAGCATTTCCCGGAACGACACATGGGGCTGGTTCCAACACAGGAGCATGAATGGGCGCATCTGGCACTTGAAGAAGCCACAAGACTTGCCTTGACGCATATCGACCTGCAATGGCTCACTGAAATTGCCGATAGCGCCGCCCCCCTGCCTATGCCAACCCATTCTTTCAAAGAACCGGAGCAATGTTCCGCCAACAAAGCCCCATCCCCTTCTCAAACCTCTCCTGTCCGCATCGGCATCGTCCGTGACAGCGCCTTCCAGTTCTATTATCCCGAAAATCTCGAAGCGCTGGAACGCTGCGGTGCCACCCTCACGTATATCAGCGCACTCGACACCACCCCGCTTCCACCGATCGATGCCCTCTATATCGGAGGCGGTTTTCCGGAAACCCACGCCGAACGGCTTGCCGCCAATACGGGATTTCGCAACGACATTCGAAAATTGGCCGAAGACGGCATGCCGATTTATGCCGAGTGTGGCGGACTCATGTTTCTCGGGCAATCCCTGCTCATCGGCGATGCTCACTATCCGATGGCTGGCGTCCTGCCCATCGTTTTTGGCCTGTTCAAGCGGCCCCAGGGTCATGGCTACACCGAAATGCTGGTCGATCAACCCAATCCCTTCTATTCCATCGGAACGATTCTCAAAGGCCACGAATTTCATTACTCCAAAGCACTCGAGTGTCCCGAGGGGCAAACCGTATTCGCCATGAAACGCGGCAGCGGACTTCTTGCGGATCGGGACGGGTTCCGCGTGCATCAGACACTGGCCACGTACACGCACATCCATGCCCTCGGTACACCCCAATGGGCGCCGGCCCTGATTGAAAATGCCAAGGTTTACCGCAGCCAAAAAAGCAAGTCCGCCAATGCCCTCCTCGTCTGA